A genomic stretch from Acinonyx jubatus isolate Ajub_Pintada_27869175 chromosome E2, VMU_Ajub_asm_v1.0, whole genome shotgun sequence includes:
- the PLEKHG4 gene encoding puratrophin-1 isoform X3: protein MYLCPPAPRGRRGAGSSAALRSLPAARRRRQWTPGRHAVPAVHGGVEGLNFRRICAIPLPGHQDWPLLWPSAFYLGHPPSPTRTSSIHFLDEQKPHSEGPAPLPIVLSRPTLKERVMEGPLEVGDTSPDSQGHVTDSRFAVCSFRDAWDEEEPVPHVQVKDPNPPRSPAGTAQGEGLLGSSVPGDLQSPLGPMAADGPGEGQGDTLGGSSVQLEEPTLSRVESLPCPVSSHLSLAQGKSDSRGGDLARDQVPDRLVPAGLGPEGLDSDPVDLGGPLSETSSELLEPDPSGSYLPKPANYLLAQDLSWELLASGMATLPGTRDVEGRAVLLLCAHSPAWLYPKCNSHELIRLLLYLRSIPRPEVQALGLTVLVDARVCSPSSSLFWGLSQLQEAAPGSVYQVLLVGKMPEEVPPRLQLQQLPSHQSLLTYISTSRLPASMGGGLPYCHQTWLDFRMRLEALLQSFQVVCALLQEAIESMKAVPQPMESGEVGRLLQQTQVLMQHVLDSPWLAWLQFQGGLELAWLKQEVPEVTLSPDYRPAVDEVDELYGRVDGLLHQLTLQSNRRVQALELVQTLEAQEGRLHQIEVWLQQVGWPALEELREPSLDMLLQAQGPFQELDQVAQEQVRRGERFLQPLAGWEAAELGAAGAHFLALQAQLTDFSRALAQRRQRLADAQRLLHFFKQASTWAEEGQRVLAELEQERPGVVLQRLQLHWTKHPDLPPAHFQKMWALATRLGSEGIRQECRWAWARCQDTWLALDQKLEAALKPPLMTTTTGSTASLCVSRFPAASATPPLRKAYSLDQNLGQSLREPAHHCHHAAIVAASHGPDAEGGAQPGSSPTMLPPGSSDPRNPNRLQLVLAEMVATEREYVRALDYTVENYFPELDRPDVPQGLRGQRAHLFGNLEKLRDFHCHFFLRELEACTQHPPRRLQFGMYALYSKNKPRSDALMTSFGHSFFKDKQQALGDHLDLASYLLKPIQRMSKYALLLQELARACGGAVQELSALRAAQSLVRFQLRHGNDLLAMDAIQGCDVNLKEQGQLVRQDEFMVRAGRRKSLRRVFLFEELLLFSKPRRGPTGIDTYAYKRSFKTADLGLTECCGDNNLRFEIWFRRCKARDTFVLQAASLATKQAWTADISRLLWRQAIYNKEVRMAEMVSMGVGNKALQDIDPSEEAINDRTVNYILKCREVRSRASVAVAPFDYESPYLGALNSLPGDPASCSMLGSLNLHLYRDPALLGLRWPLYSTSFPEEAALEAEAELGSQLSLTPEDSEVSSQCQSASGSSGSDSSYMSGRALGRALEDLSYGGRST, encoded by the exons ATGTATCTCTGTCCTCCGGCCCCTAGGGGGCGACGCGGTGCCGGGTCTTCCGCCGCCCTGCGTTCCCTCCCCGCGGCCAGGAGGCGGCGCCAGTGGACGCCGGGGCGTCACGCTGTACCCGCCGTCCATGGCGGTGTGGAAG GCCTGAACTTCAGGCGCATTTGCGCTATACCTCTACCCGGGCACCAAGACTGGCCCCTCCTGTGGCCTAGTGCCTTCTATCTGGGTCACCCACCGAGCCCTACCAGAACATCTTCAATCCATTTCCTGGACGAGCAGAAGCCTCACAGTGAgggcccagcccctctcccaaTTGTCCTGAGCAGGCCTACTCTTAAGGAGAGGGTGATGGAAGGGCCCTTGGAAGTTGGGGATACGTCCCCAGACTCCCAGGGACACGTCACTGACTCGAGGTTTGCTGTGTGCagtttcagggatgcctgggatGAGGAGGAACCTGTTCCCCACGTGCAGGTTAAGGACCCTAATCCTCCAAGATCACCAGCAGGGACAGCCCAGGGAGAAGGGCTTCTTGGCAGCTCCGTGCCTGGGGATCTTCAGTCACCCCTAGGACCGATGGCTGCAGATGGgccgggggaagggcagggggacaCATTAGGAGGTTCCTCAGTTCAGTTAGAGGAACCCACCCTATCTAGAGTGGAGAGCCTCCCATGTCCAGTGTCCTCCCACCTCAGTCTCGCACAGGGCAAGAGTGATAGTCGAGGGGGAGACTTGGCAAGAGACCAAGTTCCAGACAGGTTAGTGCCAGCTGGCTTGGGTCCTGAGGGGTTGGACAGCGATCCTGTGGACCTTGGAGGCCCTTTATCTGAGACATCTTCAGAACTACTGGAGCCAG ACCCCAGTGGATCTTACCTCCCTAAGCCTGCTAATTACCTCCTGGCCCAAGACCTCTCCTGGGAGCTGCTGGCCAGTGGCATGGCTACCTTACCAG GGACTCGGGATGTAGAAGGCCGGGCAGTGCTGCTTCTGTGTGCCCATAGCCCAGCCTGGCTCTACCCCAAGTGCAATAGCCATGAACTTATCCGCCTCCTGCTCTACCTGCGAAGCATTCCCAG GCCTGAAGTACAGGCCCTGGGATTGACCGTGCTGGTGGATGCCCGAGTTTGTTCCCCAAGTTCTTCTCTCTTCTGGGGGCTCAGCCAACTACAA GAAGCAGCCCCAGGGTCAGTATACCAggtgctgctggtgggaaagaTGCCAGAGGAGGTTCCTCCCAGGCTGCAG CTGCAGCAGCTGCCCTCTCATCAGAGCCTGCTGACCTACATCTCCACTTCTCGGTTGCCAGCTTCAATGGGAGGAGGCCTGCCTTACTGCCACCAGACCTGGCTGGACTTCCGGATG CGTCTGGAAGCCCTACTGCAAAGCTTCCAGGTGGTTTGTGCCTTGCTCCAGGAGGCCATTGAGAGCATGAAGGCTGTGCCCCAGCCCATGGAGTCTGGG GAAGTTGGTCGGCTGCTCCAGCAGACACAAGTCCTGATGCAGCACGTGCTAGACTCACCCTGGCTAGCATGGCTACAGTTCCAGGGGGGGTTGGAGCTGGCATGGTTGAAGCAAGAGGTCCCAGAGGTGACCCTGAGCCCAGACTACAG GCCAGCAGTGGATGAAGTTGATGAGCTCTATGGCCGTGTAGATGGACTGCTACACCAACTGACCCTGCAGAGCAACCGGCGAGTACAGGCACTAGAGTTGGTCCAGACTCTGGAGGCCCAGGAGGGCAGGCTGCACCAG ATTGAAGTATGGCTACAGCAGGTGGGCTGGCCAGCACTTGAGGAGCTAAGGGAGCCCTCACTGGACATGCTGCTCCAGGCCCAAGGCCCTTTTCAGGAGCTGGACCAGGTTGCTCAG GAGCAGGTCCGGCGAGGGGAGAGGTTTCTGCAGCCACTGGCTGGCTGGGAGGCTGCTGAGCTGGGCGCTGCTGGGGCCCACTTTCTGGCCCTGCAAGCCCAGCTGACTGACTTCTCCAGGGCTTTGGCCCAGCGGCGGCAGCGGCTGGCAGATGCTCAGAGGCTGTTGCATTTTTTCAAGCAG GCCTCGACAtgggctgaggaggggcagagggtgttGGCAGAGCTGGAGCAGGAACGCCCAGGGGTCGTGCTGCAACGGCTGCAGCTGCATTGGACCAAGCACCCTGACTTGCCTCCTGCCCACTTCCAAAAGATGTGGGCTCTGGCCACAAGGTTGGGCTCCGAGGGCATTCGCCAGGAGTGCCGCTGGGCCTGGGCACGAtgccaggacacctggctggccctGGACCAGAAGCTAGAGGCTGCACTGAAGCCACCACTGATGACGACCACAACGGGCAGCACAGCTAGCCTGTGTGTCAGCCGTTTCCCTGCTGCATCTGCCACCCCTCCCCTGAGGAAGGCATATAGCCTCGATCAGAATCTGGGGCAGAGTCTCAGAGAGCCTGCCCACCACTGCCACCATGCGGCTATTGTGGCTGCTTCCCATGGACCAGACGCTGAAGGTGGTGCCCAGCCAGGGTCATCCCCTACCATGCTTCCACCAGGCAGTTCTGACCCCAGGAACCCCAACAG GCTCCAGCTGGTATTAGCAGAGATGGTGGCTACGGAGCGGGAGTATGTCCGAGCTCTTGATTACACCGTGGAGAACTACTTCCCTGAGCTGGATCGCCCCGATGTGCCCCAGGGCCTCCGTGGCCAGCGTGCCCACCTCTTTGGCAACCTGGAGAAGCTGCGGGACTTCcattgtcatttcttcctgcgtGAGCTGGAGGCCTGTACCCAGCACCCTCCCCGG AGGTTGCAGTTTGGGATGTACGCACTCTACAGCAAGAATAAACCTCGCTCTGATGCCCTGATGACCAGCTTCGGTCATTCCTTCTTCAAG GACAAGCAGCAAGCACTGGGGGACCACCTGGACTTGGCTTCCTACCTGCTGAAGCCCATCCAGCGTATGAGCAAGTATGCATTGCTGCTGCAGGAACTGGCAAGGGCCTGCGGGGGTGCTGTGCAGGAGCTGAGTGCCCTGCGGGCTGCCCAGAGCCTTGTGCGTTTCCAGTTGCGACATGGCAATGACCTGCTAGCTATGGACGCCATCCAGGGCTGTGAT GTTAACCTGAAGGAACAGGGTCAGCTGGTGCGACAGGATGAGTTCATGGTACGTGCTGGGCGCCGTAAATCCTTGCGCCGTGTTTTCCTCTTTGAGGAGCTACTGCTCTTCAGCAAGCCTCGCCGAGGACCCACGGGCATCGACACATACGCCTACAAGCGTTCCTTCAAG ACGGCAGACTTGGGCCTCACTGAGTGCTGTGGGGATAACAACCTGCGGTTTGAGATCTGGTTCCGCCGTTGCAAGGCCAGGGACACCTTTGTGCTGCAGGCTGCCAGCTTGGCCACCAAGCAGGCTTGGACAGCTGACATTTCTCGTCTGCTCTGGAGGCAGGCCATCTACAACAAGG AGGTTCGCATGGCTGAGATGGTGTCCATGGGTGTGGGGAACAAGGCCTTGCAGGACATCGACCCCAGCGAGGAAGCTATCAACGACCGCACTGTCAACTACATCCTGAAGTGCCGAG AAGTTCGCTCTCGGGCCTCTGTTGCTGTGGCCCCGTTTGACTATGAGAGCCCCTATCTGGGGGCCTTGAACTCCCTTCCTGGAGACCCTGCCTCTTGCTCTATGCTGGGGTCCCTCAACCTGCATCTGTACAGAGACCCGGCTCTTCTGGGACTCCGCTGGCCCCTGTATTCTACCAGCTTCCCAGAAGAAGCAGCACTGGAGGCTGAAGCGGAGCTGGGCAGCCAGCTGTCTTTGA ctcctgaaGACTCAGAGGTGTCATCCCAGTGCCAATCAGCCAGTGGATCCAGTGGCTCTGACAGCAGCTATATGTCAGGGCGGGCCCTGGGCAGAGCTCTTGAGGACTTGTCCTAT
- the PLEKHG4 gene encoding puratrophin-1 isoform X1: MYLCPPAPRGRRGAGSSAALRSLPAARRRRQWTPGRHAVPAVHGGVEGLNFRRICAIPLPGHQDWPLLWPSAFYLGHPPSPTRTSSIHFLDEQKPHSEGPAPLPIVLSRPTLKERVMEGPLEVGDTSPDSQGHVTDSRFAVCSFRDAWDEEEPVPHVQVKDPNPPRSPAGTAQGEGLLGSSVPGDLQSPLGPMAADGPGEGQGDTLGGSSVQLEEPTLSRVESLPCPVSSHLSLAQGKSDSRGGDLARDQVPDRLVPAGLGPEGLDSDPVDLGGPLSETSSELLEPDPSGSYLPKPANYLLAQDLSWELLASGMATLPGTRDVEGRAVLLLCAHSPAWLYPKCNSHELIRLLLYLRSIPRPEVQALGLTVLVDARVCSPSSSLFWGLSQLQEAAPGSVYQVLLVGKMPEEVPPRLQLQQLPSHQSLLTYISTSRLPASMGGGLPYCHQTWLDFRMRLEALLQSFQVVCALLQEAIESMKAVPQPMESGEVGRLLQQTQVLMQHVLDSPWLAWLQFQGGLELAWLKQEVPEVTLSPDYRPAVDEVDELYGRVDGLLHQLTLQSNRRVQALELVQTLEAQEGRLHQIEVWLQQVGWPALEELREPSLDMLLQAQGPFQELDQVAQEQVRRGERFLQPLAGWEAAELGAAGAHFLALQAQLTDFSRALAQRRQRLADAQRLLHFFKQASTWAEEGQRVLAELEQERPGVVLQRLQLHWTKHPDLPPAHFQKMWALATRLGSEGIRQECRWAWARCQDTWLALDQKLEAALKPPLMTTTTGSTASLCVSRFPAASATPPLRKAYSLDQNLGQSLREPAHHCHHAAIVAASHGPDAEGGAQPGSSPTMLPPGSSDPRNPNRLQLVLAEMVATEREYVRALDYTVENYFPELDRPDVPQGLRGQRAHLFGNLEKLRDFHCHFFLRELEACTQHPPRVAYAFLRHRLQFGMYALYSKNKPRSDALMTSFGHSFFKDKQQALGDHLDLASYLLKPIQRMSKYALLLQELARACGGAVQELSALRAAQSLVRFQLRHGNDLLAMDAIQGCDVNLKEQGQLVRQDEFMVRAGRRKSLRRVFLFEELLLFSKPRRGPTGIDTYAYKRSFKTADLGLTECCGDNNLRFEIWFRRCKARDTFVLQAASLATKQAWTADISRLLWRQAIYNKEVRMAEMVSMGVGNKALQDIDPSEEAINDRTVNYILKCREVRSRASVAVAPFDYESPYLGALNSLPGDPASCSMLGSLNLHLYRDPALLGLRWPLYSTSFPEEAALEAEAELGSQLSLTPEDSEVSSQCQSASGSSGSDSSYMSGRALGRALEDLSYGGRST; the protein is encoded by the exons ATGTATCTCTGTCCTCCGGCCCCTAGGGGGCGACGCGGTGCCGGGTCTTCCGCCGCCCTGCGTTCCCTCCCCGCGGCCAGGAGGCGGCGCCAGTGGACGCCGGGGCGTCACGCTGTACCCGCCGTCCATGGCGGTGTGGAAG GCCTGAACTTCAGGCGCATTTGCGCTATACCTCTACCCGGGCACCAAGACTGGCCCCTCCTGTGGCCTAGTGCCTTCTATCTGGGTCACCCACCGAGCCCTACCAGAACATCTTCAATCCATTTCCTGGACGAGCAGAAGCCTCACAGTGAgggcccagcccctctcccaaTTGTCCTGAGCAGGCCTACTCTTAAGGAGAGGGTGATGGAAGGGCCCTTGGAAGTTGGGGATACGTCCCCAGACTCCCAGGGACACGTCACTGACTCGAGGTTTGCTGTGTGCagtttcagggatgcctgggatGAGGAGGAACCTGTTCCCCACGTGCAGGTTAAGGACCCTAATCCTCCAAGATCACCAGCAGGGACAGCCCAGGGAGAAGGGCTTCTTGGCAGCTCCGTGCCTGGGGATCTTCAGTCACCCCTAGGACCGATGGCTGCAGATGGgccgggggaagggcagggggacaCATTAGGAGGTTCCTCAGTTCAGTTAGAGGAACCCACCCTATCTAGAGTGGAGAGCCTCCCATGTCCAGTGTCCTCCCACCTCAGTCTCGCACAGGGCAAGAGTGATAGTCGAGGGGGAGACTTGGCAAGAGACCAAGTTCCAGACAGGTTAGTGCCAGCTGGCTTGGGTCCTGAGGGGTTGGACAGCGATCCTGTGGACCTTGGAGGCCCTTTATCTGAGACATCTTCAGAACTACTGGAGCCAG ACCCCAGTGGATCTTACCTCCCTAAGCCTGCTAATTACCTCCTGGCCCAAGACCTCTCCTGGGAGCTGCTGGCCAGTGGCATGGCTACCTTACCAG GGACTCGGGATGTAGAAGGCCGGGCAGTGCTGCTTCTGTGTGCCCATAGCCCAGCCTGGCTCTACCCCAAGTGCAATAGCCATGAACTTATCCGCCTCCTGCTCTACCTGCGAAGCATTCCCAG GCCTGAAGTACAGGCCCTGGGATTGACCGTGCTGGTGGATGCCCGAGTTTGTTCCCCAAGTTCTTCTCTCTTCTGGGGGCTCAGCCAACTACAA GAAGCAGCCCCAGGGTCAGTATACCAggtgctgctggtgggaaagaTGCCAGAGGAGGTTCCTCCCAGGCTGCAG CTGCAGCAGCTGCCCTCTCATCAGAGCCTGCTGACCTACATCTCCACTTCTCGGTTGCCAGCTTCAATGGGAGGAGGCCTGCCTTACTGCCACCAGACCTGGCTGGACTTCCGGATG CGTCTGGAAGCCCTACTGCAAAGCTTCCAGGTGGTTTGTGCCTTGCTCCAGGAGGCCATTGAGAGCATGAAGGCTGTGCCCCAGCCCATGGAGTCTGGG GAAGTTGGTCGGCTGCTCCAGCAGACACAAGTCCTGATGCAGCACGTGCTAGACTCACCCTGGCTAGCATGGCTACAGTTCCAGGGGGGGTTGGAGCTGGCATGGTTGAAGCAAGAGGTCCCAGAGGTGACCCTGAGCCCAGACTACAG GCCAGCAGTGGATGAAGTTGATGAGCTCTATGGCCGTGTAGATGGACTGCTACACCAACTGACCCTGCAGAGCAACCGGCGAGTACAGGCACTAGAGTTGGTCCAGACTCTGGAGGCCCAGGAGGGCAGGCTGCACCAG ATTGAAGTATGGCTACAGCAGGTGGGCTGGCCAGCACTTGAGGAGCTAAGGGAGCCCTCACTGGACATGCTGCTCCAGGCCCAAGGCCCTTTTCAGGAGCTGGACCAGGTTGCTCAG GAGCAGGTCCGGCGAGGGGAGAGGTTTCTGCAGCCACTGGCTGGCTGGGAGGCTGCTGAGCTGGGCGCTGCTGGGGCCCACTTTCTGGCCCTGCAAGCCCAGCTGACTGACTTCTCCAGGGCTTTGGCCCAGCGGCGGCAGCGGCTGGCAGATGCTCAGAGGCTGTTGCATTTTTTCAAGCAG GCCTCGACAtgggctgaggaggggcagagggtgttGGCAGAGCTGGAGCAGGAACGCCCAGGGGTCGTGCTGCAACGGCTGCAGCTGCATTGGACCAAGCACCCTGACTTGCCTCCTGCCCACTTCCAAAAGATGTGGGCTCTGGCCACAAGGTTGGGCTCCGAGGGCATTCGCCAGGAGTGCCGCTGGGCCTGGGCACGAtgccaggacacctggctggccctGGACCAGAAGCTAGAGGCTGCACTGAAGCCACCACTGATGACGACCACAACGGGCAGCACAGCTAGCCTGTGTGTCAGCCGTTTCCCTGCTGCATCTGCCACCCCTCCCCTGAGGAAGGCATATAGCCTCGATCAGAATCTGGGGCAGAGTCTCAGAGAGCCTGCCCACCACTGCCACCATGCGGCTATTGTGGCTGCTTCCCATGGACCAGACGCTGAAGGTGGTGCCCAGCCAGGGTCATCCCCTACCATGCTTCCACCAGGCAGTTCTGACCCCAGGAACCCCAACAG GCTCCAGCTGGTATTAGCAGAGATGGTGGCTACGGAGCGGGAGTATGTCCGAGCTCTTGATTACACCGTGGAGAACTACTTCCCTGAGCTGGATCGCCCCGATGTGCCCCAGGGCCTCCGTGGCCAGCGTGCCCACCTCTTTGGCAACCTGGAGAAGCTGCGGGACTTCcattgtcatttcttcctgcgtGAGCTGGAGGCCTGTACCCAGCACCCTCCCCGGGTAGCCTATGCGTTCCTGCGCCAT AGGTTGCAGTTTGGGATGTACGCACTCTACAGCAAGAATAAACCTCGCTCTGATGCCCTGATGACCAGCTTCGGTCATTCCTTCTTCAAG GACAAGCAGCAAGCACTGGGGGACCACCTGGACTTGGCTTCCTACCTGCTGAAGCCCATCCAGCGTATGAGCAAGTATGCATTGCTGCTGCAGGAACTGGCAAGGGCCTGCGGGGGTGCTGTGCAGGAGCTGAGTGCCCTGCGGGCTGCCCAGAGCCTTGTGCGTTTCCAGTTGCGACATGGCAATGACCTGCTAGCTATGGACGCCATCCAGGGCTGTGAT GTTAACCTGAAGGAACAGGGTCAGCTGGTGCGACAGGATGAGTTCATGGTACGTGCTGGGCGCCGTAAATCCTTGCGCCGTGTTTTCCTCTTTGAGGAGCTACTGCTCTTCAGCAAGCCTCGCCGAGGACCCACGGGCATCGACACATACGCCTACAAGCGTTCCTTCAAG ACGGCAGACTTGGGCCTCACTGAGTGCTGTGGGGATAACAACCTGCGGTTTGAGATCTGGTTCCGCCGTTGCAAGGCCAGGGACACCTTTGTGCTGCAGGCTGCCAGCTTGGCCACCAAGCAGGCTTGGACAGCTGACATTTCTCGTCTGCTCTGGAGGCAGGCCATCTACAACAAGG AGGTTCGCATGGCTGAGATGGTGTCCATGGGTGTGGGGAACAAGGCCTTGCAGGACATCGACCCCAGCGAGGAAGCTATCAACGACCGCACTGTCAACTACATCCTGAAGTGCCGAG AAGTTCGCTCTCGGGCCTCTGTTGCTGTGGCCCCGTTTGACTATGAGAGCCCCTATCTGGGGGCCTTGAACTCCCTTCCTGGAGACCCTGCCTCTTGCTCTATGCTGGGGTCCCTCAACCTGCATCTGTACAGAGACCCGGCTCTTCTGGGACTCCGCTGGCCCCTGTATTCTACCAGCTTCCCAGAAGAAGCAGCACTGGAGGCTGAAGCGGAGCTGGGCAGCCAGCTGTCTTTGA ctcctgaaGACTCAGAGGTGTCATCCCAGTGCCAATCAGCCAGTGGATCCAGTGGCTCTGACAGCAGCTATATGTCAGGGCGGGCCCTGGGCAGAGCTCTTGAGGACTTGTCCTAT